The Plantibacter sp. Leaf314 genome includes a window with the following:
- a CDS encoding mannose-1-phosphate guanylyltransferase → MTTPLERFYAVIPAGGIGSRLWPLSRADAPKFLHDLTGSGSTLLRATWDRLAPIAGDQRIMVVTGRAHRAAVEQQLPDLADANVVLESEPRDSTAAIGLAAAILVRREPDVIVGSFAADHVIRGDRLFRAAVAQAVTAAEERYIVTIGIQPTEPAIGFGYIKSAHDLGIRGAEGVMLVDSFVEKPDLATAKRYVSSGEHLWNAGMFISRADVLLEEIGRQKPELLAGLLELAEVWDDAAARGPVVDRVWPALEKIAIDYSVAEPAAAAGRMAVVPAHFDWDDVGDFASLAKLNSGGRKSDLAILGENARVLSDASSGIVVSQTGRVISLIGVQDIVVVDTPDALLVTTSANAQRVKSVVDALKLSGRDDVL, encoded by the coding sequence ATGACCACGCCCCTCGAACGCTTCTACGCGGTGATCCCGGCCGGCGGCATCGGCAGCCGGCTCTGGCCGCTCTCTCGCGCCGACGCACCCAAGTTCCTCCACGACCTCACCGGGTCCGGCAGCACGCTGCTCCGCGCCACCTGGGACCGCCTCGCCCCCATCGCCGGCGACCAGCGCATCATGGTCGTCACGGGACGCGCGCACCGGGCGGCCGTCGAACAGCAGCTGCCAGACCTCGCCGACGCGAACGTCGTCCTCGAGAGCGAACCGCGTGACTCCACGGCGGCGATCGGCCTCGCCGCGGCGATCCTCGTGCGCCGCGAGCCCGACGTCATCGTCGGTTCCTTCGCCGCCGACCACGTCATCCGCGGCGACCGGCTGTTCCGGGCCGCGGTGGCGCAGGCGGTCACGGCTGCCGAGGAGCGGTACATCGTCACGATCGGCATCCAGCCGACGGAGCCGGCGATCGGCTTCGGCTACATCAAGAGCGCGCACGATCTGGGCATCCGTGGGGCGGAGGGCGTCATGCTCGTCGACTCCTTCGTCGAGAAGCCCGACCTCGCCACGGCCAAGCGCTACGTCTCGAGCGGCGAACACCTCTGGAACGCCGGCATGTTCATCTCCCGCGCCGACGTCCTGCTCGAGGAGATCGGTCGGCAGAAGCCGGAGCTCCTCGCGGGACTCCTCGAACTCGCCGAGGTCTGGGACGACGCCGCAGCGCGCGGTCCGGTCGTCGACCGCGTCTGGCCGGCCCTCGAGAAGATCGCGATCGACTACTCGGTGGCCGAGCCCGCTGCGGCCGCCGGTCGCATGGCCGTCGTGCCGGCGCACTTCGACTGGGACGACGTGGGGGACTTCGCCTCGCTCGCGAAGCTCAACTCCGGTGGACGCAAGTCCGACCTCGCCATCCTCGGCGAGAACGCACGGGTGCTGTCCGACGCCTCCAGCGGCATCGTGGTCAGTCAGACCGGCCGGGTCATCAGCCTCATCGGCGTGCAGGACATCGTCGTCGTCGACACCCCGGACGCCCTGCTCGTCACCACGAGCGCGAACGCGCAGCGGGTGAAGAGCGTCGTCGACGCCCTCAAGCTGTCCGGCCGCGACGACGTCCTCTGA
- the corA gene encoding magnesium/cobalt transporter CorA encodes MAGRNVLGIPIPSFGSKQTPPPPVGPPDPADLDGRNSIVNACIYRHGSRSSTLTSLEDTFRALHETPEGVAWIGLYRPDAGELGILAAEFGLHPLAVEDAITAHQRPKIERYDDVLFVVLRAANYIDETESVEFGELHVFVGPNFVITLRHAESPDLSHVRARMEQEHELLAYGPQAILYAIIDAVVDGYGPVVAGLSNDIDEIEEQVFVGESQVSRRIYQLSREVIAFERATHPLSDVMQSLEQGSAKYGVADELQRGLRDVADHLTSVNQRIDAYRELLRDILTVNSTLVGQRQNEEMAKMTEASLKQGDEVKKISSWAAILFGPSLIAGIYGMNFTHMPELSWWFGYPMALALMATTSVILYKVFKRRNWL; translated from the coding sequence ATGGCTGGACGCAACGTCCTCGGGATCCCGATCCCGTCCTTCGGCAGCAAGCAGACTCCCCCACCGCCCGTCGGCCCGCCCGACCCCGCCGACCTCGACGGCCGGAACAGCATCGTCAACGCCTGCATCTACCGTCACGGATCCCGCAGCTCCACCCTCACGTCCTTGGAGGACACCTTCCGGGCACTCCACGAGACGCCGGAGGGTGTCGCGTGGATCGGGCTCTACCGACCCGACGCAGGCGAGCTCGGCATCCTGGCGGCGGAGTTCGGGCTCCACCCGCTCGCCGTGGAGGACGCGATCACGGCCCATCAGCGGCCGAAGATCGAGCGGTACGACGACGTCCTCTTCGTCGTCCTCCGAGCCGCCAACTACATCGACGAGACCGAGTCCGTCGAGTTCGGCGAGTTGCACGTCTTCGTCGGCCCGAACTTCGTGATCACCCTCCGGCACGCGGAGTCCCCCGACCTCTCTCATGTACGCGCCCGCATGGAGCAGGAGCATGAGCTCCTCGCCTACGGACCGCAGGCGATCCTCTACGCCATCATCGACGCCGTCGTGGACGGGTACGGCCCGGTCGTGGCCGGACTCTCCAACGACATCGACGAGATCGAGGAGCAGGTGTTCGTCGGCGAGTCGCAGGTGTCGCGACGCATCTACCAACTCTCCCGGGAGGTCATCGCCTTCGAACGCGCCACCCACCCGCTGAGCGACGTCATGCAGTCGCTCGAGCAGGGCAGTGCGAAGTACGGCGTCGCCGACGAGCTGCAGCGCGGTCTCCGCGACGTCGCCGACCACCTGACGAGCGTGAACCAGCGCATCGACGCCTACCGAGAGCTCCTCCGCGACATCCTGACCGTCAACAGCACGCTCGTCGGACAGCGCCAGAACGAGGAGATGGCCAAGATGACGGAGGCGAGCCTCAAGCAGGGGGACGAGGTGAAGAAGATCTCCTCCTGGGCGGCCATCCTCTTCGGCCCGAGCCTCATCGCGGGCATCTACGGCATGAACTTCACCCACATGCCCGAGCTGTCGTGGTGGTTCGGATACCCGATGGCGCTCGCGCTCATGGCCACGACCAGCGTGATCCTCTACAAGGTCTTCAAACGACGGAACTGGTTGTGA
- the sdhC gene encoding succinate dehydrogenase, cytochrome b556 subunit: protein MTASLTRTSPLESTTSKRPAGTLYRGREGMWSWVLHRITGVAIFFFLLVHVLDTALVRVSPEAYNAVIGTYKNPIMGLGEVALVAAITYHAYNGIRIILIDFWSKGTRFQRPMFWIVIGLWVVTMLGFTPRHLINVFSEMGH from the coding sequence GTGACCGCGAGTCTCACGCGAACGTCACCGTTGGAATCCACGACATCCAAACGCCCGGCCGGCACCCTGTATCGGGGCCGTGAAGGCATGTGGTCGTGGGTGCTCCACCGGATCACCGGCGTCGCCATCTTCTTCTTCCTCCTCGTGCACGTCCTCGACACCGCGCTGGTGCGGGTCTCGCCTGAGGCGTACAACGCCGTCATCGGCACGTACAAGAACCCGATCATGGGCCTCGGCGAAGTCGCCCTGGTCGCGGCGATCACGTACCACGCGTACAACGGCATCCGGATCATCCTCATCGACTTCTGGTCGAAGGGCACGAGGTTCCAGCGCCCGATGTTCTGGATCGTCATCGGCCTCTGGGTCGTCACGATGCTGGGCTTCACGCCGCGCCACCTGATCAACGTGTTCAGCGAGATGGGCCACTGA
- a CDS encoding succinate dehydrogenase hydrophobic membrane anchor subunit has product MTTIAAPRTPARPARRKGVNWEKWGWIYMRVSGVILLVLIFGHLFVNLMVGDGIKAIDFAFVGGKLSNPFWQWWDVAMLWLALIHGGNGMRTIVNDYATGRTIRGVLKVAILAAVSILIILGTLVVFTFDPCPAGAPADLLASFCPAN; this is encoded by the coding sequence ATGACGACGATCGCCGCTCCCCGCACCCCCGCACGTCCCGCGCGCCGCAAGGGCGTCAACTGGGAGAAGTGGGGCTGGATCTACATGCGCGTCTCCGGCGTGATCCTCCTGGTCCTCATCTTCGGACACCTGTTCGTCAACCTCATGGTCGGCGACGGCATCAAGGCCATCGACTTCGCGTTCGTCGGCGGCAAGCTGTCGAACCCGTTCTGGCAGTGGTGGGACGTCGCCATGCTGTGGCTGGCGCTCATCCACGGCGGCAACGGCATGCGCACGATCGTGAACGACTACGCGACGGGTCGCACGATCCGCGGCGTGCTCAAGGTCGCGATCCTCGCCGCCGTCAGCATCCTCATCATCCTCGGGACCCTGGTCGTCTTCACCTTCGACCCGTGCCCCGCCGGCGCACCGGCAGACCTGCTCGCGTCGTTCTGCCCCGCCAACTGA